The Carassius carassius chromosome 34, fCarCar2.1, whole genome shotgun sequence genome has a segment encoding these proteins:
- the LOC132115211 gene encoding leupaxin-like, whose amino-acid sequence MYHQITLPHMLTRNTQHTLLTSHLTPQTTMDELDMLLEELAQSSTQTSNVPAPIPPKTLQLGALVKSNNTTQLEQTESSGFVGGPGNKYNPYSVVPVPVEAGVMSPSTATRELDSIMNELLGLGLEVSESVPTSNPPPLACKSIKDKKPQETKESDGGSQKETKKPQHPPLSEKVSKNVDTIDDLLGSLSTDMEKMGVHTAAKGHCASCGKCIAGKMITALGQVWHPEHFVCTACREELSTCGFFERDGKPYCEKDYQNLFSPRCAYCKGPIALNILTAMDQTWHPEHFFCTHCGDLFGPDGFLERDGKPYCSRDFYRLFAPKCSGCGEPVKENYLTAANGTWHPDCFVCADCLKPFTDGCFLELNGRPLCSLHYHSRQGTLCGTCGEPISGRCIAAMDRKFHPDHFVCAFCLRQLSQGVFKEQGGKPYCSVCHEKLFV is encoded by the exons ATGTATCATCAGATCACCCTACCACACATGCTCACtagaaacacacaacacacactgcttACCTCTCATCTCACACCCCAGACCACCATGGATGAACTTG ACATGCTTTTGGAGGAGTTGGCTCAGAGCTCCACCCAGACTTCAAATGTTCCTGCACCCATTCCACCCAAAACTCTCCAACTGGGAGCCTTGGTTAAAAGTAACAACACAACACAGCTTGAACAa ACTGAATCTTCTGGATTTGTTGGTGGTCCAGGAAATAAATATAATCCCTACAG TGTGGTTCCAGTCCCTGTGGAAGCAGGAGTGATGAGTCCCAGCACAGCTACACGGGAGCTTGACTCCATCATGAATGAGCTGCTAGGGCTAGGCCTGGAG GTTTCAGAATCAGTTCCCACATCAAACCCACCTCCATTGGCTTGCAAgtcaataaaagacaaaaaacctCAGGAAACTAAAGAAAGTGATGGTGGAAGCCAAAAAGAGACTAAGAAACCACAGCATCCTCCTCTGTCAGAGAAAGTATCCAAGAATGTGGATACTATAGATGACCTGCTGGGCTCTCTCAGCACGGACATGGAGAAAATGGGGGTCCACACAGCTGCCAAAGGCCATTGTGCTTCTTGTGGCAAGTGTATAGCTGGAAAG ATGATCACAGCTCTGGGTCAGGTGTGGCACCCAGAACACTTTGTGTGTACGGCATGCAGGGAAGAACTCAGCACTTGTGGTTTCTTTGAGAGAGATGGCAAGCCGTACTGCGAGAAAGACTACCAGAACCTCTTCTCCCCTCGCTGCGCTTACTGCAAGGGTCCTATTGCTCTG AACATTCTAACAGCGATGGATCAAACATGGCACCCAGAACATTTTTTCTGCACCCACTGTGGAGATCTGTTTGGACCTGATG GTTTTCTGGAGAGAGATGGTAAACCATATTGCTCTAGGGATTTCTACCGACTCTTTGCACCCAAATGCTCTGGCTGTGGAGAGCCAGTGAAGGAGAACTATCTGACTGCAGCCAATGGAACCTGGCACCCTGACTGCTTTGTATGTGCG GACTGTCTGAAGCCTTTTACAGACGGATGCTTCCTTGAGTTGAACGGTCGGCCCCTCTGTTCCCTGCACTACCACTCTAGACAGGGCACTCTGTGTGGGACCTGTGGAGAGCCCATCTCGGGTCGCTGCATCGCTGCTATGGACCGCAAGTTTCACCCTGATCACTTTGTGTGTGCGTTCTGCCTTCGGCAGCTGAGTCAGGGTGTGTTTAAGGAGCAGGGAGGGAAGCCGTACTGTTCAGTATGTCACGAGAAACTCTTTGTGTGA